The following are from one region of the Actinoplanes sp. L3-i22 genome:
- the grpE gene encoding nucleotide exchange factor GrpE, which produces MKAKDDDIDGPATEREVIQGEIDTTEEAPQKKRGAHRAPDEEDGTPVVEEAKPALGAELSALRNELDERTHDLQRVTAEYANYRKRVDRDRGAAAEQTTGAVLTALLPVLDDIDRAREHGDLVGPFASVAEQLTAVTGKLGLVAFGEKGDPFDPNRHEAVAHQTSADVTEPSCIEVMRRGYTLGERLLRPAMVAVADPE; this is translated from the coding sequence GTGAAAGCCAAGGACGACGACATCGACGGTCCGGCGACCGAGCGGGAAGTCATCCAGGGCGAGATCGACACGACCGAAGAGGCTCCCCAGAAGAAGCGTGGCGCACACCGCGCGCCCGACGAGGAGGACGGGACTCCGGTGGTCGAGGAAGCCAAGCCCGCCCTCGGTGCCGAGCTGTCGGCGCTGCGCAACGAGCTCGACGAGCGGACCCACGACCTGCAGCGGGTGACGGCGGAGTACGCCAACTACCGCAAGCGGGTCGACCGCGACCGGGGCGCGGCGGCGGAGCAGACCACCGGCGCCGTGCTCACCGCGCTCCTGCCGGTGCTGGACGACATCGACCGGGCTCGCGAGCACGGTGACCTGGTCGGGCCGTTCGCCTCGGTGGCGGAGCAGCTCACCGCGGTGACCGGCAAGCTCGGCCTGGTCGCCTTCGGCGAGAAGGGCGACCCGTTCGACCCGAATCGCCACGAGGCGGTCGCGCACCAGACGTCCGCGGACGTCACCGAGCCGAGCTGCATCGAGGTGATGCGGCGTGGTTACACGCTGGGCGAGCG